Part of the Pseudomonadota bacterium genome, ACCGTACATCGTTGTACGAATAGCAACCTGATCTTCAGAAACAACTAGATTTTCAATAACATACTTTAAATCAGGAAATGCTTCACGTATCGCGGTCACAATAGGTTTTATGCCTTCTGGACCACGCGGGGGATTAGGCATGCCAGGGCTATGGTTAATGTAGTCAACACTCACGATTTCATCTAAAACATCAAGCTTACCTTGATTCCAAACTTCTTCAAAATAACGATTAACAATTATTTTGTTCTCATTCATAACTGACATATTAATTCTCCTCATTTTGATTCAGCACTGGTACATATCACTATTTGCAAGCGCCTTGCGCCCTGCATCTCTCAGACTACCCATAGCATGGCTGTAGGGAATCGGGCCATAGCTAATCCGAGAGACGCCTAATTCCATGAGTTTTTGAGGCGTCGGCCCATCGGGCAAAACCATTATGTTTACTGGTATAGGAGAAGCTTCGCATAAATATTCAATTAAGTTTTCATCTTTTAAGCCTGGCGCAAAAAAGCCATCCGCGCCAGAGTTTGCATAAGCTGAGGCCCGATGAATCGACTCTTCAATGTACTCATCATGATTTTTGGAGGCAACTTTTAAAAAAGTATCGGTCCGAGCATTAATAAATATGGGGATTGAAGCGGATTGTGTCCATCTACTATGGCTTTAATACGCCCGCATTGGTCATCGCAGGTATACAGCTCACCTGTTCCTATTATTTGATCTTCAAAATTTATTCCCACAGCGCCTACATTTATAATTCTTGTAACATTTTCTTGTATCTGTATTGGAGTTTGGCCATAACCTCCTTCCAAATCAATTGTGACGGGTAGATCAACGCTTGCAATGATTCTCTGCAGGTTTGCAATCACTAAATCAAAGGGAAGTTTTTCCTCATCCTCATAGCCATGAGCACTGGCAACTGACCAACTACTTGTAGCTATTGCCTGTGCCCCAAGTTCTTGCAGAACTTTAGCGCTACCAGCATCCCAGATATTAAACAAAACTAGAGGCTTGCCTTTGGTATGTAGCTTCCGCAAAAGATGCGCTTGCTCTAATTGATTCGCCATATTATGCTCCTTTCTTTTCATGTTCAATCAGCCATTTTTTCCGGGTCAGACCGCCACCATAGCCGCCCAGTTCACCATTGGAATTGATAATCCGGTGACAAGGAATCACAATGGCCAACTGATTGGCTCCATTAGCATTGGCAACAGCCCGAAAGGCAGAGGGTTTGCCAATAGCTCTTGCTTGCTCTGCATAACTTCTGGTTTCTCCATAGGGAATGCGCATGAGAGACTGCCAGACTGTCTTTTGAAAAGGACTGCCAAGCAGATGAATTGGTGTTTTAAATGATTGCAAATGCCCTGCAAAATAAGCTTGCAGCTCTGCTTCAATTGAAACTATAGGATTTGTACTGCCTGGAATAATGGCTGATT contains:
- a CDS encoding ester cyclase → MSVMNENKIIVNRYFEEVWNQGKLDVLDEIVSVDYINHSPGMPNPPRGPEGIKPIVTAIREAFPDLKYVIENLVVSEDQVAIRTTMYGTHLGDFFGLAPTGKTIKVTQMQIERIDNGKIVEHWRVTDDLTMMRQLGQMT